From Pseudomonas sp. stari2:
GTCGTTCATCGACATGACCACTGCCATGGCCCAAGCCCTGAACCTCGGTGAGCCGCAAGACTGGCCGCTGAAAGACGCCGAAGCGGAGTGGGGCTACGAAATGGCCAACTACGGGCTCGGATCGAACAGCCGGGTACGCGGCAAACATGCCCGCGAATTGCTGGGTTGGGCGCCGAAGCGTACGTCGGTGGTCGAGTGGATCCGCAACGAAATGGTGTGAGCCCGCACCACACTTGAACCTGTGGGAGCCAACCGGCTCCCACAGGTTTTTTTATGCCCCGGAAAAGAAGGACAGGATGCCGAGGCTCATCGAAACGTTCAGACATTTCCTACTAGTCTGATCCCCGCACAGGCATGGCCAACGCAACTGGCCGGTTTGTAGGATAGCGGGCACCCACTGGTTGTCTGGCCATGAGGCCAGGTCGGTGGGTAACGCCCGTGGAAATTTTTTGCAAAAGGAATTTGCGATGGCAATACGCACCTCTGCTGCCTGCTTGTAAAGGCACATCCCGGGCGAACCAGACGATTTCGCCTCCTCACGGTTCATGACACGGCACCAAGCGCCCTGGCTGGAGCATTGCGCTCTTCGGTCGTGGGCAAACTCATCCGCGAAATTGGCAAGAACAAGGAGTAGTTATGGTCATTTTGGGCATTACCAATAACGATTTGTCGGGCGCTTGCCTGGTACGTGATGGTCAGATTCTCTCGGCAGTCAGCGAAGAGCGTTTCACCCGGATCAAGGACCACAAGATCTGGCCCGCCAAATCCATCGAGTTTGTCTTGAGTCAGGCCGGCGTGTCGCTGGAAGATCTCGACTACGTGGCTTACGGATGGAATGCCGGTTTCAACGCCGATAAACACCTTGAGCTGTATTTCGACCGGATCGTCGAGGAGGTCCGGAACAACCCCGAGGGCCTGGCGCAGTTCCGCCAGCGTGTCACCGATGAAGTCCGCAACGACAGAGAGAAGCGCGCCGAATTCGACCGGTACATCGCTGCCAATGGCTTGACCGGCAAGGCGTATTACATCGATCACCACGAGTGCCATGCGCTCGGCGCCTATGTCTGCTCGCCGTTCGATGAGGCCTTGACCCTGACCTGTGACGGGCGCGGCGACTTCCAGTCCCTGACCGTGACCTGGTACAGCCCGACCGAAACCACGGTGCTGCAACGAGAAACCAGCATCGACAGCCTGGGTTACTTCTACGGCCGGATCACTCACTTGCTGGGCTACAAACCGAACCGTCATGAAGGCAAGGTCACGGGCCTGGCCGCGTTCGGCGATCCGCAGAAGTTGCTGGGGCTGATGCAGCAGATGATCCGTTTCGAAGACGGGCGCATCAAGGCAAGTTGCGGCGACCTGTTCGTGCCGTCCTACAACAACTACAGCGAATCACTGGAAACCCTTTTCTCCCGGGAAACCCCCGAGGATATCGCCGCCGCCGTGCAGCGCCACTCCGAAGACTTGCTGGTGGCGGTCGTCAAACATCATCTGGAACAACGCGGCAGCACCAATCTGTGCCTGGCCGGCGGCGTGTTTGGCAACGTCAAACTCAACCAGCGCCTGCGCGAGATTCCCGGCGTTAAAAACGTCTATGTGCTGCCGTGCATGGGCGATGGTGGCCTGGCACTGGCGGCGGCCGTCGGGGCGGCGTACCTGGAGAACGGCACCCGCTTCAAGAACCCGGTAATGACCCTCGGCCCGGATTCGCGCAGCGTTTCGCAGAACATCAACCTGATCCATCGCGACTATCCCGAGCTCGGTTACCACACCCCGTCGAACATCATCGATGTGCTGACCGACGCACTGATGGAAAACCAGGTGCTGGGCATGTTCAAGGGCAAGATGGAGTTCGGCCCGCGCTCACTGTGCAACCGCAGCATCGTCTATCACGCGCAGGATGGCGAAGTGAACGACTGGCTGAACAAGCGCATGCACCGCACGGAGTTCATGCCGTTCGGCCCGGTCACCGCCATTGAACAGGCAGCGGCCTGCTACGTCGGCTGGGATGAGGATCAAGTCGCGGCAGACACCATGACCATGACCTACGATTGTCATCCGCAGTTCAGCGAAGCCAGTCCGGCAGTCGTGCACATCGACGGCACCGCGCGG
This genomic window contains:
- a CDS encoding carbamoyltransferase, translated to MVILGITNNDLSGACLVRDGQILSAVSEERFTRIKDHKIWPAKSIEFVLSQAGVSLEDLDYVAYGWNAGFNADKHLELYFDRIVEEVRNNPEGLAQFRQRVTDEVRNDREKRAEFDRYIAANGLTGKAYYIDHHECHALGAYVCSPFDEALTLTCDGRGDFQSLTVTWYSPTETTVLQRETSIDSLGYFYGRITHLLGYKPNRHEGKVTGLAAFGDPQKLLGLMQQMIRFEDGRIKASCGDLFVPSYNNYSESLETLFSRETPEDIAAAVQRHSEDLLVAVVKHHLEQRGSTNLCLAGGVFGNVKLNQRLREIPGVKNVYVLPCMGDGGLALAAAVGAAYLENGTRFKNPVMTLGPDSRSVSQNINLIHRDYPELGYHTPSNIIDVLTDALMENQVLGMFKGKMEFGPRSLCNRSIVYHAQDGEVNDWLNKRMHRTEFMPFGPVTAIEQAAACYVGWDEDQVAADTMTMTYDCHPQFSEASPAVVHIDGTARPQIIRPERDAFMHRLLNAWHERTGQAALINTSFNRHEEPIVCSSQDALDALKEGMVDLVVMSESLIVWRKGKNSFTQQRFE